A window of Bradyrhizobium diazoefficiens genomic DNA:
TTGGTCTTGCGGCGAGTGTTGCAGTTGCGCTCGGCTTTGTCGAGTGTCGCATTGTCGTCATGCGGATGCGTCATTGCGCGGTCGAGGTCGTATTGATACGTCTCGCGCATCAATGCGCCGCGGATTTTGGAAGATAGGGAAATGATCGAAGCCAAAACGGAAGCGATGGGCAGAGCTTTGCTGTTCGACATCGACGGCACACTGGCCGACACCGACCCGCTGCACTTGAAGGCCTTCAACCAGGTGCTCGGCCCTTACGGCCATGCCTTCGATCACGCGCGCTTCTCCAGGGAGCTGCAGGGTTTCGCCAATGTGTCGATCGGTGAGCGATTTTTGCCCGACGAGGCCCCGGAACGCCGCGCCTTGATCCTCGATGAGAAGGAGGAAGTCTTCCGTACGCTCGTGGCCGGGCAGATCGAGCCACTGCCGGGCCTGATGGCGCTGCTAGACCGGGCGAACGCTGCCGGCATTCCCATGGTGGCCGTGACCAACGCGCCGCGTCTCAACGCCGAGCTGCTGCTCTCCGGCCTCGGCATAACGCATCGTTTCGAGGCGCTCGTGATCGGCGCCGAGCTGCCGCACGGCAAGCCGCATCCGCTGCCCTATCGGGAAGGGCTGCGTTTCGTCGGCGCCAATGCGCAGGCCTCGGTCGCATTCGAGGACTCCCGCACCGGCGTACAATCGGCCACGGCTGCCGGCATTCCGACCATCGGCGTCCGGACCAGCCTCAGCCATGCCGATCTGGTTGCAGCCGGCGCAATCGCCTCCGCCAGCGCCTTCGATGATCCGGAGCTGCTAGCGTTTCTCGCGAGCGCCATGGCGTGGTGAGGGGCCCGCAATCGTTAACCGTGATCGTCGCACATTGACCGCAGCTGCGAACCGCCGCACCATGCAGCTTTCTGATTTGAGGCCCTTGCCGTGACCGGACTGACCCATCGCCAAGCCGAAATCCTCAACATCGCGCGCGCCTCTGGCCGCGTCATGGTCGAGGAGCTCGCGCGCCGGTTTGAGGTCTCGGCGCAGACCATTCGCAAGGACCTCAACGATCTCTGCGAGCGGAGATCGCTGACCCGCATCCATGGCGGCGCCATTATCGCCTCCGGCGTCGAAAACCTCGCTTATGAGGCAAGGCGCTTCGTCGCCGCCGACGAGAAGAAGGCGATCGGGGCTGCGGCTGCCGCGCTGATCCCGAACGGCTGCTCCCTCTTCATCAACATCGGCACCACGACGGAAGAGGTAGCGAGCGCGCTGACCTCGCACGAGGATCTCCTCGTCATCACCAACAATCTCAACGTCGCGATGCTGCTCTATCGTCACCCCCGCATCGAGGTCGTGGTCGCCGGCGGCACGGTCCGGCGCGCCGACGGCGCCGTGGTCGGCTCGACCGCAACGCAGCTGATCGGACAGTTCAAGGTCGACTACGCCATCATCGGCGCGTCCGCGATCGACGAAGAGGGCGCGCTGCTCGACTTCGACTATCGCGAGGTGCAGGTGGCCCAGGCCATCATCGCCAATGCCCGCAGCGTCATGCTGGTCGCCGATTCCACCAAGCTTCGCCGCAGCGCGCCGGTGCGCATCGCCCACATCACGCAGATCCAGACGTTCGTCACCGACCAGGAGCTTCCCGAGCGCCTCGCCACGATCTGCCACAGCAAGGGCATCGAGGTGGTGGCCGCGATGCCGAAGGGCGCGGAGATGGATGATGCTCAGGATGCGGCACCGGAAGCCGCACCGGTTGTGCGGCTGCGCTGAGACTTATGGACTGCTCCACGGGTTGAGCAATTTTACGCCCGTAGGTTCAAAATCCCCAACGTTGCGTGTAACGACGGTCAAGCCGTGAATAAGCGCGGTGGCCGCAATGAGGGCGTCGCGTTCGGCTCGCGGATTGGGAACGTGAAGTTGCGCACAACGCTGCGCCACGGCCGTATCGATAGCTAGGATCCGCCCCTCGAAGCGAGCCAGAATATGATTATCGATCCAGGCGCGCAGGATAGCACCTTGCACCGCGTCTTTGCGTTCGATCAGGCGCGCGCCGAGTTCAATCTCGAGAATCGAGATGGCTGACATGAAGAAGTTCGCAGCGGGCACAGCATTGGCCCAAGCGAGCACATTGCGATCAGCCTTATCCTGCCGCCTCAGTTCGGAAATGACGTTGGTATCCAGAAGAAACATCAATCGAGATCGGCCGGCCTGGAGATGCCCCCCGTGATGCGAGGCGGATCGAAATCGAAGTCCGCGTTCGCCTGTGCCAGAGCTTCGGCAAGGCTCATGTGCCCGCCGCTCAGGCGCAGATAGTCTTGGATGGTCAGCAGGACATGGGCCGGACGGCCGCGATCCGTGATGAAGACGGGTCCCTGCGCTGCCGCTTTCTTGGCGCCGCTCGTGTCCTGATTGAACTCTCGGCTGGTCAGGGTCGTCACCACCGTCTGGATCCTCGCGCCATGATGCTGGTGGCTCAAGTTATATGTAGATACATTGCTACATTCAAGTTCCTCGGCGTATTTTGTTGGGAAGCAAGGCTCAGCCCGTTTGGCGCCGATTTCTAGGTCAAACGGGACGCTAAAAACATCCGCTTTCGCTTTCTTTCGCCTCTCTTTCATCTTGCTTTCGTTTTCAGGTATGATCTAATCAAAAACGAAAGTAGCCGCTTGACGGAACGAGCGGTCGCCGGGGGACGCGTCTGTTGGAGCGTATTTTCGACCTCGCCATCATCGGAGGCGGTGTGAATGGCTGCGGCATCGCGCGCGACGCGGTGGGCCGCGGCAACACGGTTTTCTTGTGCGAAATGAACGATCTGGCGAGCGGGACGTCGTCCTGGTCGACCAAGCTCGTCCATGGCGGCCTGCGCTATCTCGAATATTATGAGTTTCGCCTGGTCCGCGAGGCGCTGATCGAGCGCGAGATCCTCTGGGGCATCGCCCCCCACATCATCCGCCCCCTGCGTTTCGTTTTGCCGCATCACGCCGGCCTGCGCCCCGCCTGGCTGCTGCGGCTCGGTCTCTTCCTCTACGATCATATTGGCGGCCGCCATCTGTTGCCGGCGACCCGCTCGGTCGATCTTGGACGAGACGAGGTCGGCAAGCCGCTGATCCCGAATCGCTACAGCCGCGCCTTCGAATACTCGGATTGCTTCGTCGATGATGCCCGCCTCGTCGTGCTCAACGCGCGCGATGCCGCCGACAAGGGTGCCGAGATTCGCACCCGTACCCGCGCCACCGAGATCCGCCAGTCCGATGGCCTCTGGACCGTAGGCATGGTCAACACGCTGACCGGCGAGCGCTCGCAGGTCCAGGCGCGCGCGCTGGTCAATGCCGGCGGCCCCTGGGTCGAGGACGTGCTCGGCCGCGGCGCCGGCGTCAATGCAAAAGCCAAGGTGCGCCTGGTGCAGGGCTCGCACATCGTGGTCAGGAAGCTCTACGACCACGATCGCGCCTACATGTTCCAGAACGCGGACGGCCGCATCATCTTCGTGATCCCGTATCAGGACGATTTCACCCTGATTGGCACCACCGACCGCGACTATGACGGCGATCCCTCCAAGGTGAAGGCGACGGCCGAGGAGATCCAATATCTCTGCTCGGCGGCGAGCGAATATCTGGCCAAGCCGGTGACATCCGACGAGGTGGTATGGACCTATTCGGGCGTGCGCCCGCTCTATGACGACGGCGCCAGCGAAGCCAAGGCTGCGACGCGCGACTATGTGTTTGAGCTCGACACGCCTGGTGGGGTGCCGCTGCTGTCGATCTATGGCGGCAAGATCACGACCTATCGTCGCCTCGCCGAAGAAGCGCTGGAGCGGCTAGCGCCCTATCTTCGCAGCGCAAAAGCGCGGGAGGGTTGGACCGGAAAATGGCCGCTGCCTGGCGGCGACATGAATGTGTCCGATATCGACGGGCTGATTGCCGAGCTCCAGCGCGGTTATCCCTTCATCAGCCACGAGCATGCGCGACGTCTCGCCCGCGCCTATGGCACAAGGGCGATGAGGCTGCTCGGCGATGCAAAATCGGCGGCCGATCTCGGCCAATCCTTTGGCGCGACGCTGACCGAGCGCGAGGTCCGCTACCTCATGGCCAACGAATGGGTTGTGACCGCCGAGGACGTCGTCTGGCGCCGTTCCAAGCTCGGCCTGCGACTATCTGCCGATGAGATCGCCGCGCTCGACGACTGGATCAGGACCCGCGTCATGCCGCAAACTCCCCTGCTGGAAGCAGGAGGACGCTCATGACCGTGACGCTCGATCACGTGACCCGGACTGTCGAGGGTGTCCCGCATATCCGCGACGTCTCGCTGACGCTCGAGAGCGGCACACTGAACGTGCTGCTTGGGCCGACGCTGTCAGGCAAGACCTCGATCATGCGGCTGCTCGCCGGCCTCGACAAGCCGACATCAGGCAAGGTGCTGGTCAACGGCAAGGACGTCACCGGCGCCGACGTGCGCCAGCGTTCGGTGGCGATGGTCTATCAGCAGTTCATCAACTACCCCTCGCTCTCGGTTTATGAGAACATCGCCTCGCCCTTGCGGGTGCAGGGAAAGCCGCGCGGCGAGATCGAGACGCGCGTGGCAGAGGCCGCAAAGCTGCTGCGGCTCGAGCCGTTCCTGAAGCGCACCCCGCTGCAGCTCTCCGGCGGCCAGCAACAGCGCACCGCGATCGCGCGGGCACTGGTCAAGGGCGCCGATCTCGTGCTGCTCGACGAGCCGCTCGCCAATCTCGATTACAAGCTGCGCGAGGAGCTGCGCGCCGAACTGCCGCGCATCTTCGAGGCCTCGGGCGCCATCTTCGTCTATGCCACGACGGAGCCGACCGAAGCGCTTTTGCTCGGGGGCAACACAGTGTGCATGTGGGAGGGCGAGGCGCTTCAGATGGGCGAGACCGCCAACGTCTACCGCCGGCCGCAGACGCTGCGCGTCGCCCAGGTGTTCTCCGATCCGCCGCTCAACCTCGTCGGTATCGAGAAGAAGAACGGGCACATCGCCTATGCCGGGGGCACGGCTTCGCCGGCCTCGGGGCTCTATGCCGGCCTTGCCGACGGCGTCTACCGCGTCGGCTTTCGCGCGCATCAGCTCGCGCTCGCCAATGGCGAGGCCGACCGCCATGCGTTCCATGCCACGGTGACGGTGACCGAGATCACCGGTTCGGAGAGTTTCGTGCATCTGACCCGCGAAGGATCGAGCTGGGTGGCGGTGCTGCACGGCGTGCACGAGTTCGAGTCCGGCCAGATGCTCGACGCCGTGCTCGATCCCAATGACGTCTTCGTTTTTGACGCGGCCGACCGCCTGGTCGCTGCGCCGAATTCCTGAGGGAGATGCGCCATGGCCCGCATTGACCTCGTCGATCTCGCGCACTCCTACGGCGGCAATGATGCGCCTGAGGAGAGCTTTGCGCTGAAGCCGGTCACCATGACCTGGCGGCAGGGCGGCGCGTATGCGCTGCTAGGGCCTTCCGGCTGCGGCAAGACCACGCTGCTCAACGTCATCTCCGGCATCATCACGCCGTCGCGGGGGGAAATCCTGTTCGACGGGGTGGACATCACACCGCTGTCAACCCAGAAGCGCAACATCGCCCAGGTGTTCCAGTTTCCGGTGATCTACGACACCATGACGGTGGGACAGAACCTGGCGTTTCCGCTGAAGAACCGCGGCGTGCCGAAGGCCGAGATCGACAAGCGCGTCGCCGAAATCGGCCGTCTGCTCGATCTCGAATCCCATCTGAACCGCAAGGCAACGCGGCTGACCGCCGATGCCAAGCAGAAGATCTCGCTCGGCCGCGGTCTGGTCCGCTCCGACGTCGCCGCCGTGCTGTTCGACGAGCCGCTGACGGTGATCGATCCCGAGCTGAAATGGCAGCTCCGCTCGAAGCTGAAGGCGCTGCATCGCGAGCTCGACCTCACGATGATCTACGTCACCCACGACCAGACCGAGGCGCTGACCTTCGCCGACACCGTGGTCGTCATGCATGATGGTCGCGTCGTGCAGAGCGGCACCCCGGCCGAGCTGTTCGACAAGCCGGCGCACACCTTCGTCGGCTATTTCATCGGCTCGCCCGGCATGAACATCCTGCCGGCCGAGGTGAGGGGGCGCGAGGCGCGGCTCGGCGGCCATGTCATTCCGCTCAACCGCAGCTACGACAATCTGCGTTCCGGCGCGAAGATCGAGATCGGCGTCCGGCCCGAATTCGTGGAGGTCGTTGCGCCAGCGCCTGGCCTGCTCACCGCGAAGATCGAGCGCATCGATGATCTCGGCCGCATCCGTTTCGCGCGTGCGCGCCTCGGGGATACAAAGCTCGCCGCGCGCGCGCCTGGCGGCTTCACCAGCCCGGACGGCACAGCCGGGCTGAAATTTGATCCGTCGCATGTCCACGTCTATGCCGACAGCCTTCTGGTGGAGGGAGTCGCCTGATGGACAAGACCGTCAACCAAAAAGCCTGGCTCCTGGTGCTGCCGGTGTTCCTGGTCGTCGCCTTCTCCGCGGTGCTGCCGCTGATGACTGTGGTGAACTATTCGATGCAGGACACTTTCGGCAACAACCAATTCTTCTGGAACGGCGTCGGCTGGTTCAAGGAGTTGCTCG
This region includes:
- a CDS encoding ABC transporter ATP-binding protein, giving the protein MARIDLVDLAHSYGGNDAPEESFALKPVTMTWRQGGAYALLGPSGCGKTTLLNVISGIITPSRGEILFDGVDITPLSTQKRNIAQVFQFPVIYDTMTVGQNLAFPLKNRGVPKAEIDKRVAEIGRLLDLESHLNRKATRLTADAKQKISLGRGLVRSDVAAVLFDEPLTVIDPELKWQLRSKLKALHRELDLTMIYVTHDQTEALTFADTVVVMHDGRVVQSGTPAELFDKPAHTFVGYFIGSPGMNILPAEVRGREARLGGHVIPLNRSYDNLRSGAKIEIGVRPEFVEVVAPAPGLLTAKIERIDDLGRIRFARARLGDTKLAARAPGGFTSPDGTAGLKFDPSHVHVYADSLLVEGVA
- a CDS encoding DeoR/GlpR family DNA-binding transcription regulator, producing the protein MTGLTHRQAEILNIARASGRVMVEELARRFEVSAQTIRKDLNDLCERRSLTRIHGGAIIASGVENLAYEARRFVAADEKKAIGAAAAALIPNGCSLFINIGTTTEEVASALTSHEDLLVITNNLNVAMLLYRHPRIEVVVAGGTVRRADGAVVGSTATQLIGQFKVDYAIIGASAIDEEGALLDFDYREVQVAQAIIANARSVMLVADSTKLRRSAPVRIAHITQIQTFVTDQELPERLATICHSKGIEVVAAMPKGAEMDDAQDAAPEAAPVVRLR
- a CDS encoding type II toxin-antitoxin system VapC family toxin, with the protein product MFLLDTNVISELRRQDKADRNVLAWANAVPAANFFMSAISILEIELGARLIERKDAVQGAILRAWIDNHILARFEGRILAIDTAVAQRCAQLHVPNPRAERDALIAATALIHGLTVVTRNVGDFEPTGVKLLNPWSSP
- a CDS encoding type II toxin-antitoxin system prevent-host-death family antitoxin is translated as MVTTLTSREFNQDTSGAKKAAAQGPVFITDRGRPAHVLLTIQDYLRLSGGHMSLAEALAQANADFDFDPPRITGGISRPADLD
- a CDS encoding ABC transporter ATP-binding protein; protein product: MTVTLDHVTRTVEGVPHIRDVSLTLESGTLNVLLGPTLSGKTSIMRLLAGLDKPTSGKVLVNGKDVTGADVRQRSVAMVYQQFINYPSLSVYENIASPLRVQGKPRGEIETRVAEAAKLLRLEPFLKRTPLQLSGGQQQRTAIARALVKGADLVLLDEPLANLDYKLREELRAELPRIFEASGAIFVYATTEPTEALLLGGNTVCMWEGEALQMGETANVYRRPQTLRVAQVFSDPPLNLVGIEKKNGHIAYAGGTASPASGLYAGLADGVYRVGFRAHQLALANGEADRHAFHATVTVTEITGSESFVHLTREGSSWVAVLHGVHEFESGQMLDAVLDPNDVFVFDAADRLVAAPNS
- the glpD gene encoding glycerol-3-phosphate dehydrogenase, producing MERIFDLAIIGGGVNGCGIARDAVGRGNTVFLCEMNDLASGTSSWSTKLVHGGLRYLEYYEFRLVREALIEREILWGIAPHIIRPLRFVLPHHAGLRPAWLLRLGLFLYDHIGGRHLLPATRSVDLGRDEVGKPLIPNRYSRAFEYSDCFVDDARLVVLNARDAADKGAEIRTRTRATEIRQSDGLWTVGMVNTLTGERSQVQARALVNAGGPWVEDVLGRGAGVNAKAKVRLVQGSHIVVRKLYDHDRAYMFQNADGRIIFVIPYQDDFTLIGTTDRDYDGDPSKVKATAEEIQYLCSAASEYLAKPVTSDEVVWTYSGVRPLYDDGASEAKAATRDYVFELDTPGGVPLLSIYGGKITTYRRLAEEALERLAPYLRSAKAREGWTGKWPLPGGDMNVSDIDGLIAELQRGYPFISHEHARRLARAYGTRAMRLLGDAKSAADLGQSFGATLTEREVRYLMANEWVVTAEDVVWRRSKLGLRLSADEIAALDDWIRTRVMPQTPLLEAGGRS
- a CDS encoding HAD-IA family hydrolase; the encoded protein is MIEAKTEAMGRALLFDIDGTLADTDPLHLKAFNQVLGPYGHAFDHARFSRELQGFANVSIGERFLPDEAPERRALILDEKEEVFRTLVAGQIEPLPGLMALLDRANAAGIPMVAVTNAPRLNAELLLSGLGITHRFEALVIGAELPHGKPHPLPYREGLRFVGANAQASVAFEDSRTGVQSATAAGIPTIGVRTSLSHADLVAAGAIASASAFDDPELLAFLASAMAW